Sequence from the Nitrospirota bacterium genome:
AAAGAATGTCCACAAATATAGGAGACATCGTTCATATCCTGAAAAGCAACAGGTATCTCCATAGGCTCTGTAAATCTTTCAACCTTTAGAAATACTATTGTCTTGTCATTTGGCCCCTCCATGTAGAGCTGGAGCTGGGAATGCTGATCTGTTACACCAAGCCCCTTCACAGTGGTCTGACCTGTATATACTTCTTTTCCTGAGAGGTCATACCTTTTTCCGAGACTTTCTGCCCATAGCTGGCGAAACCAGTCAGCGATGTCTTTTAATGCAGCCGAATATGGCATCATCACTGTGACCTTCTTACCCTTTTTTCTCTCTGTAACATACTGGAGTAATGCAGTCATCTGTGCAGGATTTCTCCACGCCTCCAACTCCTGACATCTTTTATCCATTAAGGCTGCACCATTTAATAGTTCTTCTATATCGATCCCTGCAACAGACGCGGGAAAGAGACCAACAGGGGTTAAGACAGAAAAGCGACCAACTACCTTCTCAGGTATCGAGAGAGTCCTGTACCCCTCATCTTCTGCAATCTTTCTGAGGCTTCCCTTCTCAGGGTCTGTGGTGACTATTATGTGTCTCTGGTATCGTTTTCCTACAGTTTCTCTTAGCCTTTCACGGATAATGAGAAATGCCGCAAGGGTCTCTACAGTGTTACCCGACTTGGTAACCACATTGACGGCAGTTCTACTGAGGTCTATGACTTCAAGGAGTCCGAGAAAGGCATCAGGATCAACATTGTCATAAACAAAAACCCTGCTATGTCCCATTCTCCTTTCCCTGGAAAGCATATTATGGAATGGATGGCAGAGGGCAGAAATCAATGCGATTGGACCGAGGGCAGAGCCACCAATACCGAGGACCAGTAAATTGTCAAACTCAGAGGTGATCTCATCTGATAGAGACATTATACCTTTAATATCCTGATAGGGGAGGTCGAGGAAAGGAAGTTCTCCCTTGCTTCTTTTTGACAGTATATCATTGTGAATCCTCTTACATTGATCAGCAAATGAGTCTATCTCATCATCACCTATGCCATGCTTTCTTCCGATTTTCTCTTCCATCATATTATTAAAATCTATGGATATATACATCTCCATGGCAAAACCTCCCCACAATATTTCTCTTCAACTATGTTCTGTCAGCGATGGTTCTTTACATTGTCATTGCGAGCACCCGAAGGGTGCGTGGCAATCTCTTTGAGATTCCTCCCCTTCACTTCGTTCAAGGTCGGAATGACAATTTGGGCAAAGTTACTTATAAAATATTACATCGCTACCCTGATTCTATCCATTAATGTTATTTCTTCCACATAACCCCATAACCTTTCTTCGATTGCTGTAATGAGTCTTCTTAAAGTTTCTTTCTTTATTGCAGAGATAGAAACCCCTCCATATTGCCTACAAACATTCCGGGCAAACAATTCGTCAACGAGGTCTTCTTTATTGAAGATAAGTATCTGCGGGATATG
This genomic interval carries:
- a CDS encoding glucose-6-phosphate isomerase; the protein is MEMYISIDFNNMMEEKIGRKHGIGDDEIDSFADQCKRIHNDILSKRSKGELPFLDLPYQDIKGIMSLSDEITSEFDNLLVLGIGGSALGPIALISALCHPFHNMLSRERRMGHSRVFVYDNVDPDAFLGLLEVIDLSRTAVNVVTKSGNTVETLAAFLIIRERLRETVGKRYQRHIIVTTDPEKGSLRKIAEDEGYRTLSIPEKVVGRFSVLTPVGLFPASVAGIDIEELLNGAALMDKRCQELEAWRNPAQMTALLQYVTERKKGKKVTVMMPYSAALKDIADWFRQLWAESLGKRYDLSGKEVYTGQTTVKGLGVTDQHSQLQLYMEGPNDKTIVFLKVERFTEPMEIPVAFQDMNDVSYICGHSLSELINAEQRATEIALTKVKRPNMRIDMPELSPFTVGQLLYMLEVQTIYAGGLYNINPFDQPGVEEGKKLTWGIMHRPGFEDKRQEVEDARKGNKKYII